In one Bosea sp. RAC05 genomic region, the following are encoded:
- a CDS encoding LysR family transcriptional regulator, which produces MDLRQLRYFAAIVEQGSFSKAATKLRVAQPALSQHLRHMEDELGVALLHRGTRGVLPTEAGERLLARAHIILAEFGALREAVRGEAELPGGEVRIGLPGTVSEQFSVPLIQAARERYPAIRIRIAEAMSGFVLDWLRRGEVDLAMIYSTSDPKGLGIHHVLTEELCLFCAPGAAGAPAPAGQAVAMADAAALDLILPGIGHGLRDQIDEAAASAGTTIQPAIEIESYSQIKRLVEQGFGYSILPRMAVAAQEKAGLFRTWPLERPTLYRKVYLAYSTERPMPAAARAIGQLSWEILRGLVTDETWTATLGQDGGPPTLYG; this is translated from the coding sequence ATGGATCTACGGCAGCTCCGGTATTTCGCGGCCATCGTCGAGCAGGGCTCCTTCTCCAAGGCGGCCACCAAGCTGCGCGTGGCGCAGCCGGCGCTGAGCCAGCATCTGCGGCATATGGAGGATGAGCTCGGCGTCGCGCTGCTGCATCGCGGCACGCGCGGGGTGCTGCCGACGGAAGCCGGCGAGCGCCTGCTGGCCCGCGCCCATATCATCCTCGCCGAATTCGGGGCGCTGCGCGAGGCGGTGCGCGGCGAGGCCGAACTGCCGGGCGGCGAGGTCCGCATCGGCCTGCCGGGCACGGTGAGCGAGCAGTTCAGTGTGCCGCTGATCCAGGCGGCGCGCGAACGCTATCCGGCGATCCGCATCCGAATCGCCGAGGCGATGAGCGGCTTCGTGCTCGACTGGCTGCGCCGCGGCGAGGTCGATCTCGCGATGATCTACTCGACCTCCGATCCGAAGGGGCTTGGCATCCACCATGTCCTGACCGAGGAGCTCTGCCTGTTCTGCGCCCCCGGCGCAGCGGGTGCGCCGGCGCCGGCGGGGCAGGCTGTCGCGATGGCCGATGCGGCGGCGCTCGACCTGATCCTGCCCGGCATCGGGCACGGCCTGCGCGACCAGATCGACGAGGCAGCGGCCTCGGCGGGGACAACCATCCAGCCGGCGATCGAGATCGAATCCTACAGCCAGATCAAGCGGCTGGTGGAGCAGGGCTTCGGCTACAGCATCCTGCCGCGGATGGCGGTGGCGGCGCAGGAGAAGGCCGGGCTGTTCCGGACCTGGCCGCTGGAGCGCCCGACGCTCTACCGCAAGGTCTATCTCGCCTATTCGACCGAGCGGCCGATGCCGGCGGCAGCGCGCGCCATCGGGCAATTGTCCTGGGAGATCCTGCGCGGCCTCGTCACCGACGAGACCTGGACGGCGACGCTGGGCCAGGATGGCGGACCGCCGACGCTGTACGGGTGA
- a CDS encoding MBL fold metallo-hydrolase produces MSNDPFRLPSASRRGFLGAAAALAATGGSLPLVGPAAAKAPLSKTQPAYFYRFMLGTAEVTVVSDGPLPLGDPGTSFLGVPKDTVYGMLESSFLPKDNVVLEQNIPIVNFGDRLVMFDTGMGFSKMFGPTTGRLAKSMDEAGIKPADIDDIVCSHAHVDHIGGICSADGKPLFPNARIHISQLDFDFWTDESKLGSPLKAFVEHARANLMPVRDRIVFFKDQQEFLPGVQAIAAPGHTAGHHIFRVASAGKSFVFLGDLTHHAVLLTENPRLEFAYDSDPKQAVQSRVRLLTMLAQEKTPVMSYHFAWPGFGNLAKAGDGFRYYPAPMQLIPV; encoded by the coding sequence ATGTCGAACGACCCGTTCCGTCTGCCGTCGGCGAGCCGCCGCGGCTTCCTGGGCGCAGCCGCCGCCCTCGCCGCCACCGGTGGAAGCCTCCCGCTGGTCGGGCCGGCAGCGGCCAAGGCGCCGCTGTCCAAGACGCAGCCGGCCTATTTCTACCGCTTCATGCTCGGCACGGCGGAGGTCACCGTCGTCTCGGACGGACCGCTGCCGCTCGGCGACCCCGGCACGAGCTTCCTCGGCGTCCCCAAGGACACCGTCTACGGCATGCTGGAAAGCAGCTTCCTGCCCAAGGACAACGTCGTCCTCGAGCAGAACATCCCGATCGTGAACTTCGGCGACCGGCTCGTCATGTTCGACACCGGCATGGGCTTCTCGAAGATGTTCGGTCCGACGACGGGACGTCTGGCCAAGAGCATGGACGAAGCCGGCATCAAGCCCGCCGACATCGACGACATCGTCTGCAGCCATGCCCATGTCGACCATATCGGCGGCATCTGCAGCGCCGACGGCAAGCCGCTCTTCCCGAATGCCCGCATCCATATCAGCCAGCTCGATTTCGATTTCTGGACCGACGAGAGCAAGCTCGGCTCGCCGCTCAAGGCCTTCGTCGAACATGCCCGCGCCAACCTGATGCCGGTGCGCGACCGCATCGTCTTCTTCAAGGACCAGCAGGAATTCCTGCCCGGCGTGCAGGCGATCGCAGCACCCGGCCACACCGCCGGACACCACATCTTCAGGGTCGCCTCGGCCGGCAAATCCTTCGTCTTCCTCGGCGACCTGACACACCACGCCGTGCTGCTGACCGAGAACCCGCGCCTCGAATTCGCCTATGACAGCGACCCCAAGCAGGCGGTGCAGTCCCGCGTGCGGCTCTTGACGATGCTGGCGCAGGAGAAGACGCCGGTGATGTCCTACCACTTCGCCTGGCCGGGCTTCGGCAATCTCGCCAAGGCGGGCGACGGCTTCCGCTACTATCCGGCGCCGATGCAGCTCATCCCCGTCTGA
- a CDS encoding GntR family transcriptional regulator, with product MTPPQVQDAESRPARERVYAHVREQILRGVYAGGSFVEEEAISSVMGVSRTPVREAFHRLEAERFIDLLPRRGALVRQVTAQELADLYETRRMIEGYAVARICREKIVLPETMEAILDRLDAIAGSDHFARVELNREFHFGMVQALGNEVLSELYQSLGARQQRVAMRALAVDPGRIERIRVEHRDFIAALRAFDEGRARAVLDEHLRPVTGVVSRLPGYGPPGASEVDA from the coding sequence ATGACGCCGCCCCAGGTGCAGGATGCCGAGAGCCGGCCGGCTCGCGAGCGGGTCTATGCGCATGTCCGCGAGCAGATCCTGCGCGGCGTCTATGCCGGAGGCTCCTTCGTCGAGGAGGAGGCGATCTCCTCGGTTATGGGCGTGTCGCGGACGCCGGTCCGCGAGGCGTTTCACCGGCTTGAGGCGGAGCGCTTCATCGACCTGCTGCCGCGCCGCGGGGCGCTGGTGCGGCAGGTCACGGCACAGGAACTGGCCGATCTCTACGAGACGCGCCGCATGATCGAGGGCTACGCCGTCGCCCGCATCTGCCGGGAGAAGATCGTGCTGCCCGAGACGATGGAGGCGATTCTCGACCGGCTCGACGCGATCGCCGGCAGCGACCATTTCGCCCGTGTCGAGCTCAACCGCGAATTCCATTTCGGGATGGTGCAGGCGCTCGGCAACGAGGTGCTGTCCGAGCTCTACCAGTCGCTAGGGGCGCGCCAGCAGCGCGTTGCGATGCGGGCGCTGGCGGTGGATCCGGGTCGGATCGAGCGCATCCGCGTCGAGCATCGTGATTTCATCGCGGCGCTGCGGGCCTTCGACGAGGGGCGCGCGCGCGCCGTCCTCGACGAGCATCTGCGGCCGGTGACCGGGGTGGTGTCGCGCCTGCCGGGTTATGGCCCGCCAGGCGCGAGCGAGGTCGACGCCTGA
- a CDS encoding ABC transporter substrate-binding protein produces the protein MTISRRTMLAAGLAAPFASLPLLSRPASARRAAGILRYGLSAFPPNLQPWVSTGASAGTVKMLIHRSLVSYSPNGELRGELATSWSLDGDGAWVFKLRPGCVFHNGDPVTAEDVKWSIEQIAGEKSTAYMRSQFQSVERIEIPDPGTIRLVTKTPQATLPSWFGNYNTFILSRKSTPTEFIGAGPFRLVGQERGSSVEITAFDKFYKPGIPKLKGIKFVVYADENLRFAALQSGDVDMIEYVPWQSMAAVEADPRLKLDTQQGPFMDVLFNGSKPPFNDPRVRRAVAHAVRREDIVKVAFFGRGKPLEGLPIAEGTPWWDKDLAHGWNYDPARAKALLTEAGFGNGFQTTLLATAQFGMHKDTAEIVQQHLAAVGIQCELQLPDWSTRVARGSKGQYDMAIHGVSSDNNDPDGLTVVLDTSLSPSHGRSFRVDAPRTIAALAKGRAEFDQAKRVEIYKEMQRAALEEVPLVGLAWRSQGYGMDKSVVGFTNLPGALSNSSGNMLEETYFG, from the coding sequence ATGACGATCTCACGCCGCACGATGCTGGCCGCCGGCCTGGCCGCACCCTTCGCGAGCCTGCCGCTGCTGTCCCGCCCGGCCAGCGCCCGGCGTGCCGCCGGCATCCTGCGCTACGGCCTGTCGGCCTTTCCGCCCAATCTCCAGCCCTGGGTCTCGACCGGCGCCTCGGCCGGCACGGTCAAGATGCTGATCCACCGCAGCCTCGTCTCCTACAGCCCCAATGGCGAGCTGCGCGGCGAACTGGCGACCTCCTGGTCGCTCGACGGCGACGGCGCCTGGGTCTTCAAGCTCCGGCCCGGCTGCGTTTTCCACAATGGCGACCCGGTCACCGCCGAGGACGTGAAGTGGTCGATCGAGCAGATCGCCGGCGAGAAATCGACCGCCTATATGCGCAGCCAGTTCCAGAGCGTCGAGCGCATCGAGATCCCCGATCCCGGCACGATCCGCCTGGTCACCAAGACGCCGCAGGCGACGCTGCCGAGCTGGTTTGGCAACTACAACACCTTCATCCTCTCGCGGAAATCGACGCCCACCGAGTTCATCGGCGCCGGCCCCTTCCGGCTGGTCGGCCAGGAGCGCGGCTCCTCGGTCGAGATCACGGCCTTCGACAAATTCTACAAGCCCGGCATCCCGAAGCTGAAGGGCATCAAGTTCGTCGTCTATGCCGACGAGAACCTGCGCTTCGCCGCCCTGCAGTCGGGCGATGTCGACATGATCGAATACGTCCCCTGGCAGTCGATGGCGGCGGTCGAGGCCGATCCGCGCCTCAAGCTCGACACCCAGCAGGGGCCGTTCATGGACGTGCTGTTCAACGGCTCCAAGCCGCCCTTCAACGATCCGCGCGTGCGCCGCGCCGTCGCCCACGCCGTGCGGCGGGAGGACATCGTCAAGGTCGCCTTCTTCGGCCGCGGCAAGCCGCTCGAGGGCCTGCCGATCGCCGAGGGCACGCCCTGGTGGGACAAGGACCTCGCCCATGGCTGGAACTATGACCCTGCCCGCGCCAAGGCGCTGCTGACGGAAGCGGGCTTCGGCAACGGCTTCCAGACGACCCTGCTCGCGACCGCCCAGTTCGGCATGCACAAGGACACCGCCGAGATCGTCCAGCAGCACCTCGCCGCGGTCGGCATCCAGTGCGAACTGCAGTTGCCCGACTGGTCGACCCGCGTCGCCCGCGGCTCGAAGGGCCAGTACGACATGGCGATCCACGGCGTCTCCTCGGACAACAACGATCCCGACGGGCTGACGGTCGTTCTCGACACCTCGCTCTCGCCGAGCCATGGCCGCTCCTTCCGCGTCGACGCGCCGCGCACCATCGCCGCCCTCGCGAAGGGCCGCGCTGAGTTCGACCAGGCCAAGCGCGTCGAGATCTACAAGGAGATGCAGCGCGCCGCGCTCGAGGAGGTGCCGCTCGTCGGCCTCGCCTGGCGCTCGCAGGGCTACGGCATGGACAAGAGCGTCGTGGGCTTCACCAACCTGCCCGGCGCCCTCTCCAACTCCTCCGGCAACATGCTCGAAGAGACCTATTTCGGATGA
- a CDS encoding ABC transporter permease produces the protein MSATWLARKLTVVAGLAWLVATIVFLALHMVPGDPAELLLSTGGVSPDPASVAELREKLGLERPLLVQYAAFISGLLRGDLGTSLIDDYPVISEIALRLPRTLELIAAGSVIAILVGVPAGVFAALDRGGAFDRAASGVTALLLAVPVFVLGTLLVLLFAQTLRIMPAGGFVPFAQDPVQHLKLLILPAIAIAKGLAAVLFRMTRAAMLDALANDYVRTARAKGLSPTRVIVVHVLRNALNPVVTVLGLQMGTLLGGTVLVEYVFNWPGMSTPLLRAVEGRDYPMVVGIVLTISVLFLLLNLVVELVHALLDPRVAHS, from the coding sequence ATGAGTGCGACCTGGCTGGCGCGCAAGCTGACCGTCGTCGCAGGACTCGCCTGGCTCGTCGCGACGATCGTCTTCCTGGCGCTGCACATGGTGCCCGGCGACCCCGCCGAGCTCCTGCTCTCGACCGGCGGCGTCTCGCCGGACCCGGCCTCCGTCGCCGAGCTGCGCGAGAAGCTCGGGCTGGAGCGGCCGCTCCTCGTGCAATACGCCGCCTTCATCAGTGGGCTGCTGCGCGGCGATCTCGGCACCTCCCTCATCGACGATTACCCGGTGATCAGCGAGATCGCGCTGCGCCTGCCGCGCACGCTGGAGCTGATCGCGGCGGGCAGCGTCATCGCCATCCTCGTCGGCGTTCCGGCGGGTGTCTTCGCCGCGCTCGATCGTGGTGGCGCCTTCGACCGCGCCGCCTCGGGCGTCACCGCGCTGCTGCTCGCCGTGCCGGTCTTCGTGCTGGGCACGTTGCTCGTGCTGCTCTTCGCGCAGACGCTGCGGATCATGCCCGCCGGCGGATTCGTGCCCTTCGCGCAGGACCCGGTGCAGCATCTGAAGCTGCTGATCCTCCCCGCCATCGCCATCGCCAAGGGGCTGGCGGCGGTGCTGTTCCGGATGACGCGCGCGGCGATGCTGGACGCACTCGCCAACGACTATGTCCGCACCGCCCGCGCCAAGGGGCTCTCGCCCACCCGCGTCATCGTCGTCCATGTCCTGCGCAACGCGCTCAACCCGGTCGTCACCGTGCTCGGCCTGCAGATGGGCACGCTGCTCGGCGGCACGGTGCTGGTCGAATACGTCTTCAACTGGCCGGGCATGTCGACGCCGCTGCTGCGCGCCGTCGAGGGCCGCGACTATCCCATGGTGGTCGGCATCGTGCTGACGATCTCGGTGCTGTTCCTGCTGCTCAACCTCGTGGTCGAGCTCGTCCACGCCCTGCTCGACCCGCGGGTGGCCCACTCATGA